Proteins from a genomic interval of Pseudoalteromonas sp. MEBiC 03607:
- the norR gene encoding nitric oxide reductase transcriptional regulator NorR, whose translation MALKKSLLDVALALTKASRVDHNFSYLLSCINDWLECDAVALLLKQGDVLKPVAQHGLSDDTLGRRFKIAEHPRLFEICRGSEPLKFAKDCGLPDPYDGLLQSQHGDFPVHACMGVPLQSSKDNTELLGVLTFDSLDEHAFDALTVNELNQLKQLAAGYVDHALTLQHLMQHAQHSHQVAQQLNLEALTREGVEIIGNSQAMQTLKNDIQLVAASEFSVLIQGDTGVGKELVARNIHLNSKRRDMPLIHLNCASLPENLAESEFFGHSKGAFTGAHTARQGKFQLADGGTLFLDEIGELPLAMQSKLLRVLQSGEVQTVGEDQSRYVDVRVIAATNRNLKQEVAAGRFRADLYHRLSVYPLHVAPLKERDNDVILLAGFFVEQTSKKLGIKQLKLSSDTQLLLRQYNWPGNVRELEHVISRAALKAKQQQWQQSIVTIEPEHCDIAKTAVATPSPIAVNEQKTARLSLKEATDAFSYQLIMQQLELNNLNWAATARSLSVDRANLVRLAKRLGISVKKSV comes from the coding sequence ATGGCGCTCAAAAAATCCCTTCTTGATGTTGCTCTTGCCCTTACCAAGGCAAGCAGAGTTGATCATAATTTCAGTTATTTGTTGAGTTGCATTAATGATTGGCTTGAATGTGATGCCGTTGCCTTGTTATTGAAACAAGGTGATGTGTTAAAGCCCGTAGCCCAGCATGGATTGTCGGACGATACGTTAGGAAGACGCTTTAAAATAGCAGAGCATCCTCGCTTATTTGAAATATGCCGTGGCAGTGAGCCGCTTAAATTTGCCAAAGATTGTGGCCTACCCGATCCCTACGATGGTTTATTACAAAGCCAGCATGGAGACTTTCCTGTTCATGCCTGCATGGGTGTGCCGCTGCAGAGCAGCAAAGACAACACTGAATTACTCGGTGTTTTAACCTTTGATAGTTTAGATGAACATGCCTTTGACGCTTTAACAGTGAACGAGCTCAATCAACTAAAACAGCTAGCAGCAGGCTATGTTGATCATGCCCTAACCTTGCAGCATCTTATGCAACACGCACAGCACAGTCATCAAGTTGCACAACAGCTTAATCTTGAAGCGCTAACACGAGAAGGTGTCGAAATTATTGGCAATAGCCAAGCAATGCAGACCCTTAAAAATGATATCCAGCTCGTAGCTGCCTCAGAATTTAGCGTATTGATACAAGGCGACACAGGCGTCGGTAAAGAGCTGGTTGCACGCAATATCCATTTAAACTCAAAACGCCGTGATATGCCGTTGATCCACTTAAACTGCGCATCATTACCAGAGAACTTAGCCGAAAGTGAATTTTTTGGTCATAGTAAAGGCGCGTTTACTGGCGCACATACTGCGCGCCAGGGTAAGTTTCAACTTGCCGATGGCGGCACGCTATTTCTAGATGAAATCGGCGAGCTTCCGCTTGCGATGCAAAGTAAGTTATTGCGCGTTTTACAAAGTGGTGAAGTACAAACGGTGGGAGAAGACCAAAGCCGTTATGTCGATGTTAGAGTGATTGCAGCAACCAACCGAAACTTAAAACAAGAAGTCGCTGCAGGACGCTTTCGTGCAGACCTTTATCACCGATTAAGCGTCTACCCATTGCATGTTGCACCATTAAAAGAGCGCGACAACGATGTTATTTTACTGGCAGGCTTTTTTGTTGAACAAACGTCTAAAAAACTAGGGATTAAACAACTTAAGCTAAGTAGCGATACACAATTACTGCTGCGCCAATATAATTGGCCGGGCAATGTGAGAGAGCTTGAACATGTGATCAGCCGCGCAGCACTCAAAGCCAAGCAACAGCAATGGCAACAAAGCATTGTTACTATTGAGCCTGAGCATTGTGATATTGCTAAAACAGCGGTTGCAACACCAAGTCCAATTGCTGTTAACGAACAAAAAACCGCTCGCTTATCGCTGAAAGAGGCAACCGATGCGTTTAGCTATCAGTTGATTATGCAACAGCTTGAGTTAAATAACCTCAACTGGGCAGCCACAGCACGCAGCTTAAGCGTTGATAGAGCCAACCTTGTGCGCCTAGCCAAACGGCTAGGCATTAGCGTTAAAAAGTCTGTTTAA
- the hmpA gene encoding NO-inducible flavohemoprotein, which translates to MLSEKTIQIVKSTLPLLAQAGPQVTEYFYDRMFSYNPELKNIFNMTHQQSGTQQFALFNALAAYAANIDNLAVLKGALARINHKHTSYHILPEHYPIVGGHLIATLKELLPEQFTPEVEYAWREAYSLLADVCITEEMALYQTTKKAPGGWFGTRTFTITEKRMESAQICSFTLTPVDAKPVVAYLPGQYLGIKVTPANSNLTQVRQYSLSQQSNGRNYRISVKKEGLVSNYLHSLAEGDEVEVYPPAGDFVLREIDFPVVLISAGVGQTPMMAILETLLSNQHNQPIHYLHACDSETQFAFKEYLLKQQQAHASLHFVTWFKDGKGGDFAGLMDVNHIAASLPISKGDFYLCGPMAFMAMIKEQLLSLGVASERIHYEVFGPHQQL; encoded by the coding sequence ATGTTATCTGAAAAAACGATCCAGATTGTTAAAAGTACTTTGCCTTTGCTTGCGCAAGCAGGACCTCAAGTGACTGAGTATTTTTATGATCGTATGTTTAGCTACAACCCAGAGCTTAAAAATATTTTTAATATGACACATCAGCAATCGGGCACTCAGCAATTCGCGTTGTTTAATGCTTTGGCGGCCTATGCTGCAAATATTGATAACTTGGCAGTGTTAAAAGGAGCGCTTGCGCGCATTAATCACAAACACACCAGCTATCATATTTTGCCAGAGCATTACCCTATTGTTGGTGGGCATTTGATTGCAACTTTAAAAGAGTTACTGCCTGAGCAATTTACCCCTGAGGTCGAGTACGCATGGCGTGAAGCTTATTCTTTATTAGCGGATGTATGTATCACCGAAGAGATGGCGTTATACCAAACGACCAAAAAGGCGCCGGGAGGCTGGTTCGGTACCCGTACTTTCACCATTACAGAAAAACGGATGGAATCAGCGCAGATATGTAGTTTTACATTAACACCTGTCGATGCAAAACCTGTTGTGGCGTATTTACCGGGTCAATATTTAGGGATAAAAGTAACGCCAGCAAACAGCAACTTAACTCAAGTTAGGCAATACTCATTGTCGCAACAAAGTAACGGTCGAAATTATCGAATTAGCGTGAAAAAAGAAGGCTTAGTATCTAATTACTTACATAGCTTAGCAGAGGGAGATGAGGTAGAGGTTTACCCTCCTGCGGGAGACTTTGTGCTTCGCGAAATTGATTTTCCTGTCGTGTTGATTTCGGCAGGTGTTGGTCAAACCCCAATGATGGCAATACTCGAGACATTATTAAGTAATCAACATAACCAGCCAATTCATTACCTGCATGCTTGTGACAGTGAGACGCAGTTTGCCTTTAAAGAGTATTTATTAAAACAACAGCAAGCGCACGCTTCATTACATTTTGTTACTTGGTTTAAAGATGGCAAGGGGGGAGATTTTGCGGGCTTGATGGATGTAAATCACATTGCTGCTAGCTTACCAATTAGTAAAGGTGACTTTTACCTATGTGGTCCAATGGCATTTATGGCAATGATAAAAGAGCAGCTACTTAGTTTAGGGGTTGCAAGTGAGCGAATTCATTATGAGGTGTTTGGCCCTCATCAACAGTTATAA
- a CDS encoding NAD(P)H-dependent oxidoreductase → MTAPKIIALAGSLRKDSFNQKLINEAARFALESGAEVEVIKLSDLNLPLFDEDIEAQGTPAGAQLLKDKLRAADGILLASPEYNGSITAPLKNAIDWASRTEQGAVPAFRNKVTALYAASPGGLGGLRGLNHVRDILSGIGSLVLADQLAVAAIHTKLDDQGRISDADTAEKVASLAQQLVSVASKLNK, encoded by the coding sequence ATGACAGCACCTAAAATTATTGCCCTAGCAGGCAGCCTACGTAAAGACAGCTTTAATCAAAAACTGATTAATGAAGCTGCACGCTTCGCCCTCGAAAGTGGTGCTGAAGTAGAAGTGATTAAATTAAGCGATTTAAACTTACCTTTATTTGATGAAGATATTGAAGCGCAAGGTACACCTGCTGGCGCACAATTATTAAAAGATAAGCTTCGCGCAGCTGATGGCATTTTACTAGCAAGCCCAGAATATAATGGTTCAATTACAGCGCCACTTAAAAACGCAATCGATTGGGCATCTCGTACAGAGCAAGGTGCAGTACCTGCATTTCGCAATAAAGTTACAGCACTTTATGCAGCTTCGCCGGGTGGTTTAGGTGGCTTACGTGGTTTAAATCACGTACGTGATATTTTATCGGGTATTGGTAGTTTAGTGCTTGCCGATCAACTCGCAGTGGCTGCTATCCACACTAAATTAGATGATCAAGGCCGCATCAGCGATGCTGATACAGCCGAAAAAGTTGCTAGCCTTGCCCAGCAACTTGTCAGCGTAGCGAGCAAATTAAATAAGTAA
- a CDS encoding NnrS family protein, producing the protein MKVINLTEPMPAKIKFYQLSQWPLWALAFRPFFLAAGALAVFAMSYWFLVLAGYAQWHLTMPATLWHAHEMLFGFAGVVAMGFLLTAAQTWTGVPSVSGIKLCLLSIIWLAARLSFFIDIAGYEQLNLYIVSALQLVWWLAGIVILADMLIQAKSRHNYLFIVIASLLCALNVIFLSLVVLNKMSLALGVVDTGVLIMTLLVGVVAGRVVPFFTARGLNLSEQVRIPKLDKLVLFSSLFAIAWFFMSQLFFSAMSTGWVFAWLACLHSARCVLWWHKGILKVPLLWSLHVAYWALSVGLILVALSYFSPIILFKDALHLITVGTIGLMIIAMMVRVSHGHTGRILQAPAFISLAFLLIALAAIVRSLLPVYLGHHLAWQLSALLWIAGFSLFLFHCAPILVNRRVDGRRG; encoded by the coding sequence ATGAAAGTCATTAATTTAACTGAACCTATGCCAGCTAAAATCAAATTTTATCAACTCAGCCAGTGGCCGTTATGGGCATTAGCATTTCGGCCTTTTTTCTTGGCAGCGGGTGCCTTAGCTGTGTTTGCAATGAGTTACTGGTTTTTAGTCTTGGCGGGTTATGCACAGTGGCACCTAACAATGCCCGCAACACTTTGGCATGCCCACGAAATGCTGTTTGGCTTTGCAGGGGTCGTTGCTATGGGCTTTTTGCTCACCGCCGCACAAACTTGGACAGGCGTGCCGAGTGTAAGTGGCATTAAGCTCTGTTTGCTGAGCATAATTTGGCTTGCTGCACGACTTAGTTTTTTTATTGATATTGCAGGGTACGAGCAGCTAAACCTTTATATTGTAAGTGCATTACAACTCGTTTGGTGGCTGGCTGGAATTGTTATTTTAGCTGACATGCTGATACAGGCGAAAAGCCGCCATAACTATTTATTTATTGTCATCGCATCTTTGCTCTGTGCACTCAATGTGATTTTTTTGAGCTTAGTTGTGCTTAATAAAATGTCGCTGGCACTGGGGGTTGTTGATACTGGTGTACTTATCATGACGCTGCTGGTTGGTGTTGTCGCTGGGCGAGTTGTGCCATTTTTTACCGCGCGCGGTCTTAACTTAAGTGAACAAGTTAGAATCCCCAAGCTCGATAAATTAGTCCTATTTAGCTCATTGTTCGCCATTGCATGGTTCTTTATGAGTCAGCTATTTTTTAGCGCAATGAGTACTGGTTGGGTTTTTGCTTGGCTTGCTTGTTTACATTCAGCCCGGTGTGTTTTGTGGTGGCATAAAGGCATTCTAAAAGTGCCTTTGCTATGGTCATTACATGTGGCTTATTGGGCTTTATCGGTTGGTTTAATACTCGTCGCGCTCAGTTATTTCAGCCCTATTATCTTATTCAAAGACGCGCTTCATCTGATCACTGTTGGCACCATCGGTTTAATGATCATCGCCATGATGGTACGTGTCTCTCATGGTCACACAGGGCGCATATTACAAGCCCCTGCGTTTATTAGTTTGGCATTTTTACTCATTGCGTTAGCTGCCATTGTACGTTCGTTACTTCCCGTTTATTTAGGTCATCACCTTGCATGGCAGTTAAGTGCGTTGCTTTGGATTGCTGGCTTTAGCTTATTTTTATTTCATTGTGCGCCCATTTTAGTCAATCGTCGTGTTGATGGTCGCCGCGGTTAA
- a CDS encoding endonuclease, with protein sequence MRLFLYFTLCLIINFSVNAEQFSSFSSAKKHLIKTLPDDSKSLYCGCDIKRQGKKLVPDPNGCGYIPRNAMTRSGKENVRAKRIEWEHIVPAWEFGHQLQCWQNGGRKNCRKVSEKFRKMEADINNLAPAIGEINADRSNFRYGMVTSHSPKYGACPIKIDFKQRVFEPPIYARKRIADAYFYMQQTYGLKISNKQRQLFEAWQRLEVAQVNDRKAL encoded by the coding sequence ATGCGTTTATTTCTCTACTTTACCCTTTGTTTAATAATCAATTTCTCTGTAAATGCAGAGCAATTTTCAAGCTTTTCTAGTGCCAAAAAGCACTTAATAAAAACCCTACCAGACGATAGTAAAAGCCTTTACTGTGGATGTGACATAAAACGCCAAGGTAAGAAACTTGTACCAGATCCTAATGGATGTGGCTATATACCTCGAAATGCAATGACACGTTCAGGCAAAGAAAATGTTCGCGCAAAACGAATTGAGTGGGAGCACATAGTACCTGCGTGGGAATTTGGCCATCAGTTACAATGTTGGCAAAACGGCGGACGCAAAAATTGCCGAAAAGTCAGCGAAAAGTTCCGAAAAATGGAAGCTGATATCAATAATCTGGCACCTGCAATAGGTGAAATCAACGCTGATCGCTCGAATTTTCGCTATGGAATGGTCACATCCCATAGTCCTAAATACGGTGCTTGTCCTATTAAAATAGATTTTAAGCAACGGGTGTTTGAGCCTCCTATTTATGCACGAAAACGTATCGCTGATGCCTATTTCTACATGCAGCAAACCTACGGATTAAAAATTTCAAATAAACAACGACAGCTATTCGAGGCATGGCAACGACTTGAAGTGGCTCAAGTAAATGACCGTAAAGCACTCTAG
- a CDS encoding TerB family tellurite resistance protein, which produces MLNKIKQLFSTMSESQSSISEHDLKTAVAALLIEVMRADDELQDDEQQTLNETLKKYFSLTDEAVEELIDGASQSLDDAIDYFQFSKQINAQCSAEQRIDIIELLWRLAYADGNLDKHEEMVIRRVASLLYVTHEDFIAAKLAATKLS; this is translated from the coding sequence ATGCTCAACAAAATAAAACAACTTTTTTCAACTATGAGTGAGTCGCAATCTAGTATCAGTGAGCATGATCTCAAAACTGCTGTTGCTGCGCTGTTAATTGAGGTTATGCGTGCCGATGATGAATTACAGGATGATGAGCAACAGACCCTGAATGAGACCTTAAAAAAATATTTTTCTTTAACAGATGAAGCTGTTGAAGAGCTTATTGATGGTGCTTCACAAAGCTTAGATGATGCTATTGATTACTTTCAGTTTTCTAAGCAAATTAATGCTCAGTGCAGTGCCGAGCAACGTATTGATATTATCGAGCTGTTGTGGCGTTTGGCCTACGCTGATGGCAATTTAGATAAGCATGAAGAAATGGTTATTCGCCGCGTCGCAAGCTTACTGTATGTAACTCATGAAGACTTTATCGCTGCTAAGCTAGCAGCGACAAAGCTAAGCTAG
- the leuC gene encoding 3-isopropylmalate dehydratase large subunit: MAQTLYDKIWQAHVVASINDQTDLLYIDRHLVHEVTSPQAFAGLREKNRKVRCPEKTFATMDHNVSTKSRSLDAASEVSKNQLMALDANCKEFGIQLYDLNSINQGIVHVMGPEQGITLPGTTIVCGDSHTSTHGAFGALAHGIGTSEVEHVLATQTLQQKKAKSLKIQINGRLRPTVTAKDLIMAVIGKLGTAGGTGYVAEFCGEGIEALSMEARMTLCNMSIEMGAKAGLIAPDQTTYDYLKGRPFAPKGADFDSAVAYWQTLKTDDGAEFDHVVELEAADIQPQITWGTSPEQVIGVDECIPDPEQEPDLIKADAIRSALKYMGLKAGDKLSSATVDTVFIGSCTNSRIEDLRAAAQIVEGKQVAAGVEALIVPGSGLVKKQAEDEGLADIFKAAGFEWREPGCSMCLAMNDDRLEAGKRCASTSNRNFEGRQGRGGRTHLVSPAMAAAAAIHGRFVDIRGEA; the protein is encoded by the coding sequence GTGGCCCAAACCTTATACGATAAAATCTGGCAAGCTCATGTAGTCGCCAGCATTAATGATCAAACCGATTTACTTTATATCGACCGTCACCTAGTTCATGAAGTTACATCGCCGCAAGCCTTTGCTGGTTTACGTGAGAAAAACCGCAAAGTACGTTGCCCAGAAAAAACCTTTGCGACCATGGACCATAACGTTTCAACAAAAAGCCGCTCATTAGATGCTGCGAGTGAAGTGTCGAAAAATCAATTAATGGCACTGGATGCAAACTGTAAAGAGTTTGGTATTCAACTTTATGATTTAAATTCGATTAATCAAGGTATTGTGCATGTAATGGGGCCTGAGCAGGGCATTACTTTACCGGGCACAACCATAGTGTGTGGTGATAGCCATACCTCTACTCATGGTGCATTTGGTGCACTAGCGCACGGTATAGGTACTTCAGAAGTTGAGCACGTTCTTGCAACTCAAACGTTACAGCAGAAAAAAGCCAAGTCGTTAAAAATTCAAATAAATGGTCGCCTACGTCCAACTGTTACTGCTAAAGATTTAATCATGGCGGTGATCGGTAAATTAGGCACTGCGGGTGGTACTGGCTATGTTGCTGAATTTTGTGGTGAAGGGATCGAAGCGCTGTCTATGGAAGCGCGTATGACGCTTTGTAATATGAGTATTGAAATGGGCGCAAAAGCGGGTTTAATCGCACCAGATCAAACAACTTATGATTATTTAAAAGGTCGCCCATTTGCACCAAAAGGTGCGGACTTTGATAGTGCCGTTGCCTACTGGCAAACACTAAAAACTGATGATGGCGCAGAGTTTGATCATGTTGTTGAATTGGAGGCTGCTGACATTCAACCGCAAATTACTTGGGGTACCAGCCCTGAGCAAGTGATTGGCGTAGATGAATGTATTCCTGATCCTGAGCAAGAACCAGATCTAATCAAAGCTGATGCAATTCGTAGCGCACTAAAATATATGGGCTTAAAAGCGGGTGATAAATTATCTTCAGCGACTGTTGATACCGTATTTATTGGCTCATGTACAAATAGCCGTATTGAAGATTTACGTGCTGCCGCGCAGATTGTAGAAGGCAAGCAAGTTGCAGCGGGTGTTGAAGCTCTGATTGTTCCAGGTTCTGGCCTTGTTAAAAAACAAGCCGAAGACGAAGGCCTTGCTGATATCTTCAAAGCGGCTGGTTTTGAATGGCGTGAGCCGGGTTGCTCAATGTGCTTAGCAATGAATGATGACAGATTAGAAGCTGGTAAACGCTGTGCATCTACTTCAAATCGTAACTTTGAAGGTCGCCAAGGTCGCGGTGGACGCACGCACTTAGTGAGCCCAGCAATGGCTGCGGCAGCGGCAATTCATGGTCGTTTTGTTGATATCAGAGGAGAAGCCTAA
- the leuD gene encoding 3-isopropylmalate dehydratase small subunit, which translates to MSVFFSGLMAPLDKNNVDTDQIIPKQFLTSTSRDGFDAALFYDWRYLDNGEPNPEFILNRPCYQGAQILLTRDNFGCGSSREHAPWALKQYGFEVILAESFADIFFNNCGNNQMLAIALPAETLEQLFVLSEQHDDIHIEVDLENQQLRSDKFDTIHFDIRHDIKERLLSGLDFIGVTETLNSQIDAFEQQLKAERPWQ; encoded by the coding sequence ATGAGCGTATTTTTTAGTGGCTTAATGGCCCCGTTAGATAAAAACAATGTTGATACTGACCAAATTATTCCAAAGCAGTTTTTAACGTCGACCAGCCGTGATGGTTTTGATGCGGCGCTTTTTTACGATTGGCGTTATTTAGATAACGGCGAGCCAAATCCTGAGTTTATTTTGAACCGTCCTTGTTACCAAGGTGCGCAAATTCTTTTAACTCGCGACAACTTTGGTTGTGGTTCATCGCGCGAGCACGCGCCATGGGCATTAAAGCAATATGGTTTTGAAGTTATCTTAGCGGAAAGCTTTGCCGATATTTTCTTTAATAACTGCGGCAATAATCAAATGCTTGCTATCGCATTACCAGCAGAAACACTTGAGCAATTATTTGTACTGAGTGAACAGCATGATGATATTCATATTGAAGTTGATTTAGAAAACCAACAACTTCGTAGCGATAAGTTTGACACTATTCACTTTGATATTCGCCATGATATTAAAGAGCGCTTATTAAGTGGCTTAGACTTTATCGGTGTGACTGAAACACTTAACAGCCAAATTGATGCCTTTGAGCAGCAACTTAAAGCTGAGCGTCCTTGGCAATAA
- a CDS encoding VOC family protein, whose amino-acid sequence MLLGAFSVSLNVKDIHASKLFYEKLGFKEFAGEIEQHWLIMKNGEHLIGLFQGMFDKTMLTFNPGWDQNAKTLAEFATFEQLALHFQQQGLAIQKAGEASFIITDPDGNPILIDQHV is encoded by the coding sequence ATGTTACTAGGTGCTTTTTCTGTGAGTTTAAATGTAAAAGATATCCATGCCTCTAAGCTGTTTTATGAAAAGCTGGGTTTTAAAGAGTTTGCCGGCGAAATAGAGCAGCATTGGCTAATTATGAAAAACGGTGAACATTTAATTGGTTTGTTTCAAGGAATGTTTGATAAAACCATGCTGACCTTTAACCCCGGTTGGGATCAAAATGCTAAAACGTTAGCTGAGTTTGCTACTTTTGAGCAATTAGCTCTGCATTTTCAGCAGCAAGGTTTAGCAATACAAAAGGCCGGTGAAGCGAGCTTTATTATCACCGACCCAGATGGCAACCCTATTTTGATAGACCAACACGTGTAG
- a CDS encoding S41 family peptidase, translated as MFNCNKLAPAVFLAVSGFSLTGCGGGSGSSDSTTNPPPPTTSEPSWTAGVFAPSSEFKNQCAVPRTGNDPYNNNRPYPDTAGSEFTEKMWLRSWSDETYLWYDEIEDNDPDNFNSVAAYFAQLKTYQTTDSGAYKDNFHFSRPTEEYYKEAQSGVVSGYGINWAFLSNVPPRELRIAYLEDDSPAKNVGLQRGDTILMVDGVSINTNTQEGVDILNEALFGPTAGDSHNFVVRSNDGSEKSFTLVAGNIAQTPVQNVNTITTANGTKVGYMQFNSFISIAQPELISAVNKFKSDNIDELVIDFRYNGGGLLALSSQLAYMVAGPANTDDYYYYQTIKNDKQPQEAPYPFIDREIDYSTFQTTNSRLPDLNLSKVYVLSTAGTCSASEAFINGLKGIDAEVVLIGDTTCGKPYGFTPTHNCATTYYTIQFSGANDKGFGEYADGFKPTPSPQFDADVKGCVVADDFDNKLGDTQERLFSTAIHHIENGSCPIVVQTNNIKQPSFASQAEQASGIPLSYKQPLYKENMDLTRPSPAKDDNNEQ; from the coding sequence ATGTTTAATTGTAATAAACTTGCTCCAGCGGTGTTTTTGGCAGTGTCTGGCTTCTCTTTAACAGGGTGCGGAGGAGGAAGTGGCTCGTCTGATAGTACAACTAATCCGCCACCGCCAACAACTTCTGAGCCATCTTGGACGGCAGGAGTTTTCGCCCCATCAAGTGAATTTAAAAACCAATGTGCGGTTCCTCGAACAGGCAATGACCCTTACAATAATAATAGGCCTTACCCAGATACTGCTGGCAGTGAGTTTACAGAAAAAATGTGGTTACGTTCATGGAGTGATGAAACTTACCTTTGGTACGATGAGATTGAAGATAACGACCCAGACAACTTCAACTCTGTCGCCGCTTATTTTGCGCAATTAAAAACATATCAAACAACTGACTCAGGGGCATATAAAGATAACTTCCACTTCAGTCGCCCAACCGAAGAGTACTATAAAGAAGCACAATCAGGCGTGGTTTCTGGCTACGGTATTAACTGGGCATTTTTAAGCAATGTCCCCCCTCGTGAATTACGTATTGCTTATTTAGAAGATGATTCACCAGCTAAAAATGTCGGATTACAGCGCGGTGATACTATTTTAATGGTCGACGGCGTTAGTATTAACACTAATACCCAAGAAGGCGTAGATATTTTAAATGAAGCGCTTTTTGGACCAACAGCGGGTGATTCGCATAACTTTGTTGTGCGCAGTAACGATGGCAGTGAAAAATCATTCACACTTGTAGCGGGCAATATCGCGCAAACACCTGTTCAGAATGTTAATACCATCACTACCGCCAATGGTACAAAAGTCGGCTATATGCAATTTAATAGTTTTATTAGTATTGCTCAACCAGAGCTGATAAGCGCTGTTAACAAGTTTAAAAGCGATAACATTGACGAGCTAGTAATTGACTTTAGGTATAATGGTGGCGGCTTATTAGCGTTATCATCTCAGCTTGCTTACATGGTTGCCGGCCCAGCTAATACTGATGACTATTACTACTATCAAACCATCAAAAACGACAAGCAACCACAAGAGGCTCCTTACCCATTTATTGACCGTGAAATAGATTACTCTACATTTCAAACAACCAATAGCAGACTTCCTGATCTCAACTTATCTAAAGTATATGTACTAAGTACAGCAGGAACTTGTTCTGCGTCAGAAGCGTTTATAAATGGTTTAAAAGGTATAGATGCAGAAGTCGTACTTATTGGTGATACGACCTGCGGCAAGCCTTATGGCTTTACACCCACTCATAATTGCGCCACTACTTACTACACTATCCAATTCTCTGGAGCTAATGATAAAGGCTTTGGGGAATATGCTGACGGTTTTAAACCAACTCCTTCACCTCAGTTTGATGCAGATGTTAAAGGTTGTGTAGTTGCTGATGATTTTGATAACAAACTAGGTGATACACAAGAACGCTTATTTTCAACAGCAATACATCATATTGAGAATGGCAGCTGTCCAATTGTTGTACAAACAAATAACATCAAACAACCAAGCTTTGCCTCTCAAGCAGAACAAGCCAGTGGAATCCCACTTTCTTATAAACAACCGCTTTATAAGGAAAACATGGACTTAACACGTCCATCTCCGGCTAAGGACGACAACAATGAACAATAA
- a CDS encoding LysR family transcriptional regulator → MAIQFDDWQDVKVAFEVARLGTLTAAAESLGVHHSTVLRRINNLEDNLDARLFHRHARGYTVTEIGAKLFATAKSINAELEKLHNDIVAADSQLRGSLLLTTVSGFIDVLSDVCEQFQSLHPQVQLEVILDQNRLRLDHGQAHIAVRAGPRPDEGDYIAQHLAELSSGFYASKSYIEKYGMPKNLQQLQQHSFVSGVAGYNGKVPYFAWVDQHIEPAQIKLRVSETSEATRAIVRGLGIGGLQHEVASQYPDLLPVLPKELNWPTDLWLVTHHLVHRTAKVQAFSQLLKAYFKALKA, encoded by the coding sequence ATGGCGATTCAATTTGATGATTGGCAAGATGTAAAAGTCGCTTTTGAAGTGGCAAGACTCGGCACGTTAACCGCTGCTGCCGAATCGTTAGGTGTTCATCACAGCACAGTGCTTAGAAGAATCAACAATTTAGAAGATAACCTTGATGCGCGGTTATTCCACCGCCATGCCCGTGGCTATACAGTGACAGAAATTGGCGCTAAGTTGTTTGCTACTGCGAAATCGATTAACGCTGAACTTGAAAAGCTTCATAACGATATTGTTGCTGCAGATAGCCAATTGCGAGGCAGTTTATTATTAACTACGGTCAGTGGTTTTATTGATGTGCTGAGCGATGTGTGTGAGCAGTTTCAAAGTCTGCACCCGCAAGTGCAACTCGAAGTTATTCTTGATCAAAACCGTTTACGCCTTGATCACGGTCAAGCGCATATTGCTGTGCGAGCGGGCCCTCGCCCTGACGAAGGTGACTATATTGCCCAGCATTTAGCTGAGCTTTCATCAGGATTTTATGCTTCTAAGAGCTATATTGAAAAGTATGGTATGCCAAAAAACCTTCAGCAGTTGCAGCAGCATAGTTTTGTATCTGGGGTGGCTGGCTATAACGGTAAAGTCCCTTATTTTGCATGGGTAGATCAGCACATTGAGCCGGCGCAAATTAAGTTGCGGGTGTCTGAAACATCAGAAGCAACACGGGCGATTGTCAGAGGCTTAGGAATTGGTGGTCTACAGCATGAAGTGGCAAGCCAATACCCTGATCTGCTTCCAGTGCTTCCTAAAGAGCTAAACTGGCCAACAGACCTTTGGCTGGTGACACATCACTTGGTGCATCGCACAGCCAAAGTACAAGCATTTAGTCAGCTTTTAAAAGCGTATTTTAAAGCGTTAAAAGCTTAA